A genomic window from Candidatus Pelagisphaera phototrophica includes:
- a CDS encoding sulfatase-like hydrolase/transferase: MRRYYHLISGMDAAISMVLAKLEEAGVADNNLVIYTSDNGYHCGDQVLQGKCCLMILPL, translated from the coding sequence TTGCGGCGGTATTACCATTTGATTTCCGGCATGGATGCCGCCATCAGCATGGTTCTTGCGAAGCTAGAAGAAGCCGGCGTTGCGGATAATAACCTCGTGATTTACACATCAGATAATGGATATCACTGTGGCGACCAAGTCCTGCAGGGGAAATGCTGTCTTATGATTCTTCCGCTCTGA
- the lpdA gene encoding dihydrolipoyl dehydrogenase: MSEAKYDLIVIGGGPGGYAAAIRAGQLGKKVACVEMERAGGTCLNWGCIPSKALLKSAELMASLQKAETFGITVGSVEYDFAKVIERSRGVADQMAKGIEFLFKKNKVDYIVANAQVTEAGAITLTEGDRKGESLKADNILIATGCRAKVLPFLPIQGERVMTSREALVMKKQPKSVAIIGSGAIGVEFAYFLNAFGTEVTILEILPQLVPVEDEEVAKVLERSFKKQKIHCELNIEIKEAKVGKNSVTIDYVKKGKPVKLEVESVIQAVGIQANLEGALAESVKLELDRGFIVVDGRYETNVKGIFAAGDIIGPPTLAHVATYEAIQAVNGMFGHSEPKRVTNFPGCTYCLPQIASTGITEQAAKEKGLDYKVGKFPFVASGKAVAANASDGFVKVISDPETGEILGAHIIGNDATELIAEFCLAMELEGTIDEIHHTIHAHPTLSEASAEAAAATGNEAIHI, translated from the coding sequence ATGTCAGAAGCAAAATACGATCTCATTGTCATTGGAGGAGGGCCGGGAGGCTACGCAGCTGCGATACGCGCAGGACAACTCGGCAAAAAAGTGGCCTGTGTTGAAATGGAGCGGGCAGGAGGTACTTGCCTGAACTGGGGCTGTATTCCCAGCAAGGCTTTGCTGAAAAGCGCTGAGCTGATGGCGAGTTTACAGAAGGCGGAGACCTTCGGAATAACCGTCGGATCGGTAGAGTACGACTTTGCCAAGGTGATCGAGCGCTCTCGGGGTGTTGCTGATCAAATGGCTAAGGGAATCGAATTTCTCTTCAAGAAGAACAAGGTAGATTACATCGTAGCGAACGCTCAAGTGACGGAGGCGGGTGCGATTACGTTAACGGAAGGTGATCGAAAAGGGGAGAGCCTTAAAGCGGATAACATCCTAATCGCGACCGGTTGCCGGGCCAAGGTACTGCCATTTCTTCCGATTCAAGGCGAGCGGGTAATGACCTCACGCGAAGCACTGGTCATGAAAAAGCAGCCCAAATCCGTGGCGATCATAGGATCGGGTGCAATAGGGGTAGAGTTCGCCTATTTTCTCAATGCGTTTGGAACTGAGGTAACGATACTCGAAATTTTGCCCCAACTCGTTCCGGTCGAAGACGAGGAAGTGGCTAAGGTGCTGGAGCGCTCATTTAAAAAGCAGAAGATCCATTGTGAACTTAACATAGAAATCAAAGAAGCGAAGGTCGGTAAGAACTCGGTCACCATCGACTATGTGAAAAAGGGCAAGCCCGTGAAGCTTGAGGTGGAATCAGTAATTCAAGCGGTAGGAATCCAAGCGAATCTCGAAGGAGCTTTGGCGGAGTCCGTTAAGCTGGAATTAGACCGAGGTTTTATCGTAGTCGATGGCAGGTATGAGACGAACGTTAAGGGTATATTCGCGGCGGGCGACATCATTGGTCCGCCCACGCTCGCTCACGTAGCGACCTACGAAGCTATTCAGGCGGTTAATGGAATGTTTGGCCACAGCGAGCCGAAGCGCGTTACCAATTTCCCCGGGTGTACTTATTGCCTTCCCCAGATAGCGAGCACGGGCATCACCGAGCAAGCGGCAAAGGAAAAGGGGCTCGACTACAAGGTCGGAAAGTTTCCTTTCGTGGCCTCTGGCAAAGCGGTTGCCGCCAATGCCTCGGATGGATTTGTGAAGGTGATTAGCGATCCGGAAACGGGCGAAATTCTGGGGGCCCACATAATTGGTAACGATGCGACCGAGCTCATTGCCGAATTTTGTCTAGCTATGGAGTTGGAAGGCACAATCGACGAAATTCACCACACCATTCATGCCCATCCCACTTTGAGTGAAGCGTCGGCGGAAGCCGCTGCAGCCACTGGTAACGAGGCGATTCATATCTAA
- a CDS encoding sulfatase-like hydrolase/transferase, producing MRHSLLTIALILALPAFSTDERPLRQAQDKPNIILIMTDDMGFECLGVNGSVSYKTPNLDRMAQEGVRFTHCYSQPICSPSRVQIMTGIYNNRNYTKWGTLPQSETTFGHIMQEAGYATATAGKWQLSTEGVTASKAGFDETCMWAYGFDLEGFELKHPIGAKNNYYYNPKRPSERYYAIEDDRPHMTSRYWNPCVLRNGELVKTSYVDYAPDICTDFLVDYIERKQAQPFFIYYPMILTHGPNVPTPDSEGIEQMSNAQKLKGNKVYFKDMVEYADKLVGRILDQLEALGLRDNTLILFTGDNGTQRGTRTETEDGMIIGGKGSTANAGTHVPLITSWRGSGVMGQACDDLVDFTDFLMTIIHAGGVPLPQHLSLDGRSFLPQIAGKSYRSDVYRTEKRDWVFCHWDKNPASPMANPKFPRARFARNERFKLYDNGRLYDLSTDPLEQRVLPDNPERQSVRNELQAVLDAMPMKPDFYTQGGVTREDNLAAPKGQGPSEEIEANPKLMGE from the coding sequence ATGCGACACTCCCTTCTAACCATCGCCTTGATCCTTGCCCTCCCCGCTTTCTCGACCGACGAAAGACCGCTTCGACAAGCTCAGGACAAGCCGAACATCATCCTCATCATGACCGACGACATGGGCTTCGAATGCCTCGGGGTCAATGGCAGCGTATCCTACAAAACGCCCAACCTCGATCGCATGGCCCAGGAAGGGGTCCGCTTCACCCACTGCTATTCTCAGCCGATCTGCTCCCCGTCCCGCGTTCAGATCATGACCGGGATCTACAACAACCGGAACTATACGAAATGGGGTACCCTGCCCCAATCGGAAACGACCTTCGGGCATATCATGCAGGAGGCCGGCTACGCCACCGCCACCGCCGGAAAATGGCAGCTGAGCACCGAAGGGGTCACGGCCTCCAAGGCAGGCTTTGACGAGACCTGCATGTGGGCCTATGGATTCGACCTGGAAGGCTTCGAGCTAAAGCATCCCATCGGAGCAAAGAACAATTACTACTACAACCCCAAGCGCCCATCGGAACGCTATTACGCCATCGAGGACGATCGGCCCCATATGACCTCGCGCTACTGGAACCCCTGCGTCCTGCGCAACGGGGAGCTGGTTAAAACGAGCTACGTGGATTATGCGCCGGACATCTGCACGGATTTTCTGGTCGACTACATCGAACGCAAACAAGCGCAGCCCTTCTTCATCTACTACCCGATGATCCTCACCCACGGACCCAATGTCCCGACCCCGGATTCCGAAGGGATCGAACAGATGAGCAATGCTCAGAAACTGAAAGGCAACAAGGTCTACTTCAAGGACATGGTGGAATATGCCGACAAGCTCGTCGGACGCATTCTCGACCAACTCGAAGCCCTGGGACTGCGCGACAACACCCTCATCCTCTTCACGGGCGACAATGGAACCCAGCGCGGCACCCGAACTGAAACCGAGGATGGAATGATTATTGGCGGCAAAGGCAGCACTGCCAACGCTGGAACCCACGTCCCCCTTATCACCAGCTGGCGGGGCAGCGGCGTCATGGGTCAAGCCTGCGACGACTTGGTGGACTTCACCGACTTCCTCATGACCATCATTCATGCAGGCGGTGTTCCCCTTCCCCAGCACCTATCGCTGGACGGTCGCAGCTTCCTTCCTCAAATCGCCGGAAAGTCGTATCGGTCGGATGTATACAGAACTGAGAAACGCGACTGGGTATTCTGTCACTGGGACAAGAACCCCGCCAGCCCCATGGCCAACCCAAAATTCCCTCGAGCCAGGTTCGCGCGCAACGAACGATTTAAGCTCTACGACAATGGCCGCCTGTACGACCTGTCCACCGACCCCCTCGAACAACGCGTCCTTCCCGATAATCCGGAGCGGCAGTCCGTTCGAAACGAGCTCCAAGCCGTCTTGGATGCCATGCCCATGAAACCCGATTTCTACACCCAGGGCGGCGTCACCCGTGAAGACAATCTGGCCGCCCCCAAAGGTCAGGGTCCCAGTGAGGAAATCGAGGCCAACCCTAAGCTGATGGGTGAGTAA
- a CDS encoding glycoside hydrolase family 2 TIM barrel-domain containing protein — MKKLLKTYFIFVLVIFTAGLYLHFNEDPNWAFVNEKGSWVLKKDSETFFIRGAVMHHKISRPELFEKIGGNAVRVQADLELISEAYDNGLYSFVNLPIMYQRDGMDWSCESQVEAQEKKIIEVVKKLKGHPGVMMWSLGNEHGIIPSNDYKYDSNTWKSLDRISRSVKSIDPSHPIGFCVGGSDSEKLSEIAEDCGNLDFIGINTYGGLKEALSEAKSVWKKPIVCTEWGIKGWWGQGWQAHWLVIEETTSFEKSKLIEERCRELEDGKDLCVGGFAFYWGDRAEQSTTWWGLLHDNLSTDSVGSLASVWNGVYADRSPLKLDRPVIKDLNGIALKEGELYATTWDAPEDFRARERPTLALDEGRVYEASVFLDGVDHETILNWEIREGTGVMVYSNSKDEIRLLEDLILTQEGSRITFKAPKDTGVYRLYVFAKKGDDHIAYANEVFTAGRLAHEDRERLSEPYETNPPVLLPCD, encoded by the coding sequence ATGAAAAAGCTCTTGAAGACTTACTTTATATTCGTCCTTGTAATATTTACAGCAGGACTTTATCTACATTTCAACGAGGATCCGAATTGGGCCTTTGTTAACGAAAAAGGGTCTTGGGTTTTAAAGAAGGATAGCGAGACTTTCTTTATTAGAGGTGCAGTAATGCATCACAAAATCAGTCGTCCTGAGTTGTTTGAAAAAATTGGGGGTAACGCTGTTAGAGTCCAAGCAGATTTAGAGCTCATAAGCGAGGCATACGACAATGGCCTTTACTCGTTCGTCAACTTGCCAATTATGTATCAGCGTGATGGTATGGATTGGAGTTGCGAGAGTCAGGTTGAAGCACAGGAAAAGAAAATAATCGAAGTTGTAAAAAAACTTAAGGGACACCCTGGTGTTATGATGTGGTCGCTGGGTAATGAACACGGAATCATTCCATCCAATGATTACAAATATGACTCAAATACTTGGAAAAGCTTAGATAGAATATCTCGAAGTGTGAAGTCGATTGATCCAAGTCACCCGATAGGATTCTGCGTGGGGGGCAGCGATTCGGAAAAGCTTTCGGAAATCGCGGAGGACTGTGGAAACTTGGACTTTATTGGAATCAACACTTACGGCGGCCTAAAAGAAGCACTTTCGGAAGCGAAGAGTGTATGGAAAAAACCAATAGTTTGTACCGAATGGGGAATCAAAGGCTGGTGGGGGCAGGGATGGCAAGCACACTGGCTAGTGATTGAGGAGACAACGAGCTTTGAAAAAAGTAAGCTGATTGAGGAAAGATGTCGTGAATTGGAAGATGGGAAAGACTTGTGTGTAGGAGGCTTCGCGTTTTATTGGGGAGATAGGGCTGAACAAAGTACTACATGGTGGGGTTTACTCCACGATAACCTTTCAACAGACTCTGTTGGATCGCTTGCTAGTGTTTGGAATGGTGTTTATGCTGATAGATCACCGCTAAAATTAGATAGACCGGTAATCAAAGATCTCAATGGGATTGCTTTAAAAGAGGGAGAGCTATATGCTACGACTTGGGACGCGCCTGAAGATTTCCGTGCAAGGGAGCGACCTACTTTAGCTTTGGATGAAGGTCGCGTTTACGAGGCTTCTGTTTTTCTAGACGGTGTAGATCATGAAACGATTCTTAATTGGGAGATTCGCGAGGGTACTGGGGTGATGGTTTATTCGAATAGCAAGGATGAAATAAGACTACTAGAGGATCTTATCCTAACTCAAGAAGGATCCCGCATTACTTTCAAAGCTCCTAAAGATACCGGGGTATATAGGCTGTATGTTTTTGCTAAAAAGGGTGATGATCATATAGCCTATGCGAACGAGGTATTCACTGCCGGAAGGTTAGCTCATGAAGATCGGGAGCGCTTATCAGAGCCCTACGAGACGAATCCACCGGTTCTGTTGCCTTGTGATTGA